A region of the Numenius arquata chromosome 2, bNumArq3.hap1.1, whole genome shotgun sequence genome:
TCCAAAAAATAGCAGCTTTGTGCATTCagtctctccttttttttatttaaatttttaagaattaCATGTTTCAATTTTAAGGCCTTTTGGGGTTGcatattatctttaaaaaaattctgatgtaatttttaattcttaGCCAAGCTGATACTGAAACAGTGTGGTCTTAAGAACTAAGTCCTTCAAAAAAATGGGAGTTGCAGGTACAAATAAAGTAGACTGataaaattttactttcaaaaatagTGACTAGTTCTCATGCTCTCAGGAAAAGTTTTACCAAAAAGCATGACTATACAATTAAGTATCCACATGAACAAGATGCAAATTCGGGGCTACAAAATCCCTTTACTTCAACTTTCCACATGAGAGTTACACAGGAGCTCCATTTAAAGACTGCCTTCAGAGGAGCCAAGCTGCTTGCTTCCAGAGAACTGGGATTTTCAGGTAAGCTTCTTCACTGCCAGTACTCCTGCTGGCAGGATGTGGCTCTACGATGCTTTAAGCGAAAGGCCTTGCGTGAAAATTATATcacttgtttaaaaagaaaaaaaaaaagtttcttcatcCTCTGCCTCCCTCTTTACTGGTTTGGAGAGATTAAACATCTCCTTTACAAAGGTCAAGGTTATATTCACAGTTAAAATGTAGGGGGGAAAATGGAGATAATAATTAACCAGTAACCATTTAAACATGTTTCCCAATAAGCTGCTTCAAACTCACCTCGTTCGAACTACACATAAACTAGAACGAATTGTTTTATTACTTCAGAAAAAACACGTGCTGTTCTCATTTAACCCTAGAAGAACAAAGAAATGCTGACTGTTGatagaattaaattaaaagttaCCTTTTAAAATACTGGATACAAAATGCAGTATTAGTTTTTCCCAACCACACTATATAGTAATTTACTTAAACATTACAGGTGTAAACATAACTGATGGAGTAACAATTGAAATACCTGAAACcataaaatatttagagaaaCATCATGTGGAAACCAAAGCGACTGGGAAAGAATTCAACAGATTTTCCTGAGGTTGAATAGCTTGAGTAAAATGAAAAGAACCAGAATCCAGTCTTAAGTACAAAGAGCTAAACGGAAAACCAATTTTTTCCCATAACATGCTTTGTGGTATATTTATGATTACAATTGtatcaattaatttttattcaatGGTTGTCTTAGATCTATCTGAAAATAAAAGGCAGTGTTGACTACCACTagaaaattgcaaataaaatgtttaatttcagaaaCTGAGTTCACCATTTATAAATACACTAAAACATAGTAAATGCAAAATTAGATTAGGCATAGGTACAGTATTTTAACAAAGCTACAACTTTTCTAAAAGGTCATAGGCAAATGATGACTTGTTTCCCAAAAAGTATTCAAtgaaaactgaaatgagaaaattaatCTTTCTAGAGTTAAAAACCCACGGAGAATGttcctttcaaattaaaatgctggctatttttttccatcttatttgaAGTTTCGAGGCCTCTGTATCCCATTTGCCTGATGGACACCAACAGTTAAGAATCAACCCTACTACATAAAATTCTAAGCAGTGCACCATATCCATAAGGCTATTACTGAAAATCAGAAGATCAGTTATTTCTTTACTAGGAGCTTTAAGACAGGCTGTTCTACACAATTGAAATTACATTAGGAGTAAGGGCTCAATTTTTACAATAGGGAACCTTATAGTTTCGATGCACTAAAGATTAGAAAAGGCTTTAGAATGACATTAGAGTCTTCATGGtaaatttcttgccttttttgtacATGGCATTAAATAACAAGCATTAATTCACAAACTTGGATAAGACTTCCAAAGAGCTTTTATAAATACCCAGAATATTTCTGTAGTTCAGTTAAAATGTAAAACCTGAACAGGAAAACCCAGAATGGGAAGTTTTACTACTGATTGCTGTATAACTGACATTCCGCATCATCTCAAATTTAAGATCTGTTTTCAGATACTATGTCAATAGTCTCCGGTAAACACATCTTCCTCAATAACTCTTCTTAATCCTTTAAGTACTTTAGGGCTTGCAGTTAAAAACACCACATGATAAAAAGATGGCTTGAACCCCATCTTTCACGTACAGCTTTCTTTTGACAACTACAAAAGCTGTTTTGTTGCAATTAAAGCAATGTTCAACTAAAATACAGTACCTGGTTTATGGTTTTTACATAATAATTGAATAAAAAACTACAGAATAGAActgtttacatcttttttttttttttttgccattctaTTAAAACAAATGACTGAgctttttaaaagttcatttacAATTAAGGATTAAAACCTACATAATTTTGTATAATTTGACAAGACAGGCTATCTCTAGtgtgaacttttaaaaaacatatatacaATATCTGGCCTGAAGTACTATGAATAAGGCACATGTAGACAtattgaaagctgaaaaaaatgaaactaaaatttGGAATTATAGTCACTGATTAGATGTCATACATGGCCCCTACTGGAGCAATTTAAAAATCCAAGTTACACATAGTTAATATCCAGTGAGCAACAATAGATTTAGTCTAGCAGTTTGTTCATTAGTTTCAATACTGGAAGTATATTAAAGGAAGATTCACTTTCAAAAAGATAAGCTTTTCAAAGTGTTCAATCATTAACCTTGACTGACTAAAGTTGTTGCTTTCATTGGATGTATTGAACAGTCTCTCTGAAGGAACAATGCTTGGTGGACAACCCAAGAACCTGACAGCCAATTTTGACAGTACTGGCCAAGATGACTTCTTAAAGTTCCAGTAAGTTAAAGGATCACAGTTATGCTCAAGCACTTCTTCCTCCAAGTAAGAAAGCACCATTTCCTCTGGTAACTTTGCTCTCTCTTTCAggtcttttgttttcttcatgtcaCCCATGAGTGACCAAAGATTATCTTCCCCATAGGAATTTGTAGATGGTGAACCTATATCACATCCATTGGAAACAGGTTTATCATCATCTGAGGTAGAACTCATTATTTCCAGCTCCCTGATTAAGTCTTGTTTATATtgttcagcctcctcttctgtaAATAAGGATGTTTTATACCTGGGATCCAGAAGCGTAGCAAAAATGTACCTTGGATCATGAAGCGTGGAGGACAATCTACTCACCATCGCTTCTTTCAAAGATTTCAGCATAGTATCTATGCCCATTGTTTCCTCAAATAGCATTTCTATTTTCCTGTTAAGTATATGAATCATCGGAATCACTTGGCTTAGAGTAGACATGTGTGTGCTCATCTCCCTACTTGCAGCTTCAAAAGGTTTGAGAGCGTGACACACCGACTGCATGACTTCCCACTGATCACAACTTATTAGCTCCCGAAAGCTGCACTCTATTGACATTTCATCAATTGCTCTTTTCTGTTCGATAAGACGTTCAAGCATATGAAATGATGTGTTCCACTTTGATGGAACATCTTGTATCAGCTGATGCTGAGGCAACTCATACTCTTTTTGCAACTCAGCtaacttctcttttgcttttgctgACCGATGGACGCGTTCACAGATCTTTCTTGCAATACTAAGCAAATTCTGAACCATTCTCTGGCTTTTAATAGCCTCATTTACAATGACATTAACAGTGTGACTAAAACATTGTACACTTGAATGATCACCTTCATTTAAAGTTTTCTCTATACTCTGATTATCAGTAACAGTAATCCCAATCTGAAGGCCAATGGAAGTAATCCATGTTTCCCACCAGTACTCTAACTGCTTTTGGATACTGATTCCGTTGTAGTCGCAATCGATCTGTGATACATTTAATAGCGCTGAACAATGGTAATCCTCACACTGCGGTCGAAATGAAGACTCAAATGTTACCCAATGAGCTGTCAGGGTTAGATATTCTCGTGTTTGGTTGCTCATCCATATTCCGGACGTAAAATGGATCACTCCACTTTCAGCTTCCTTAAGATgtgaaataattatttgttttacATTATCATACATATCTGGAATTGCTGTCCTAGAAAAGTAAGATGGGGAAGGTAAAGAATACTGAGGTTGCAAGTATTCAAGCAGCCTGTTAAAGCCAATGTTGTCTACAAAAGAATATGGCTGAAGGTCAAGTGCAATCATTTCGGCTACAAGACTTGTGATTTTTTTGGCAACTGGGTGAGAGTCACAAAACTTGTCATTGGTTTCATCAAAATTTGAAGATCCTAGTAATTCTGTGCTCAGTGGCACATGATTATCCGTAGATGAGGATAATACTGTCTCTGAGACGTCAGTTTTCAAAACATTGTTATGAAACCGCTGCAAATGTCTTAGAAGGCAACTTGTGCCTAGATTCGTTGGCTTTTTCCCCCTACTTATTGTACGTCCACAGTGCATACATATTACTTTTGTTGAATCTGCAGAACAAATTGAAAAGTGATTCCACAGTTTTGAGGTCTTCTTACTATTAACAGGAAATATAATTTGATTATCATGTGTAACCATTGTAGGCAAGTCAGTCAACTTTGAGGATGAACATTCTGCAGAAGCCAAAGTGGCGTAAGGAGAATTTGCCAAACTCACATCAAGAAAGCTCTTTTGGTTTCCAATTACATCAGGATGGCGTCTATACAGATGTCTCATCAAGCAGCTTGTGCCCACATCTCCTTTCTTACCACGACTTATCATACAACTGCAGTACCTACATACTGCTTTTAGACTGTCTGCAGGTGACAGTGAAAAGTGATGCCAAACTTCTGATTTAAGCCTTTTCATAAtccttttattttgctgaaatacagCAGTAGGTTCAAATATTAGTGGACCTAATCCCTCACACTGTTTCTCTGGAGATGAAACAAAGGAGACTTCACCTATATCGTCAGAAGACGACAGCATTGAGTCTTCCACTAGAGCATCTCCAGAAGAGAGATTAGTATGGATCTCCTCAGAAATTCTGTCtggtgaagaagaaacagaagttgaTTCTTTCATTAGTTTTCCAGGAGAGGATGACATGGAATTCAGATCGCTATCTGAGGGCAGTAAAGAAGGCAACAGAGTTGGAGGTGCTGTGTAGAGAGGTGGTATGCTGGTACCACCCCCATTCTCTTGCAGGACAATGGAACGATGGGCTCTCCACATATGTCTTATTAAACAACTCGTTCCcaagtcttttccattttttcctctacTGAATTCATTCATGCAGTGGATGCAAACAGCTTTAGAATTATCTAGAGGCGACAAATAAAAGTGTTTCCAGACAGCAGATCTCCTTCTGGAACCTGATGTGCTCTTTGGAATAACAACAGTTTTTTCTGCTACATTCTCCACAGTGTCATCATACTGGTTGTTGGGTAGCTGTGGAGATGACCCAACCATGACTTCTTCTTTGCTGCACTTTTCAGAAACTGAGAGATCTGATatttcttcagaagaaacaaTAGCCACAGATTCCTCAATTATTCGATCTGGAGATGGTATTTTAGAAGCCATTTTCTTGACCAGTTTTATGGGGGATAACATAGAACTCAGATCTCCAACATCTGCGGACTGAGGTGGCAGTAACAATGTAGGTGAAGAAAAGGAGGATATACCTGGCATACTTCCATTTTCTTGAATTAGTACAGTGGGATGGGCTCTCCTCACATGTCTCATGAGACAACTTGTACTCAGGTCCTTTTCATTTTTACCCCTGCTAAATTCTTTCATACAGTACATACATATTGCTTTAGTGCTATCTCTAGGAGATATAAAAAAATGGTTCCAAGCAGGTGACTTTTTTCTGGAGCTTATGTTTCTGCTAGAAAGGAGGCTTTGTGTCACGGCTTCCATTGCTACATCATACAGCGTACTACTATACTGAGAAAAAAGAGATCCATaatcatcttcattttctgtagATAAATATTTGCCAGGGTTGTTGGTAATGAAgttcttttctttgtcttcctgTTCATCACTGCTGTCCGCATGTTTGAAATCATCTTGTTCTGTCTTTATATCCATTCTTTCTAGAGTACAGTTAATGCTGTCTTCCTCTTGCTCTACTTTTAAGTTATTGATTTTACCCAATACAAAATTGCCATCCATTCTGGGGGAACCTGGTTTACTCTTGTCCACAGACGACAAATGCTTCTTCCCAAGTCttcatttattaataaatacagataaattaAAAGATGTAACTTTTGTACTGAATGCACAAACACAAATGTGCAtatgtgttaaaataaaataatctctggTTTATGAATTCTGTATCCGTGTTGTGCATAAGTAAATATGATTAGtcacaaaaatgcatttaaaaatgataGACTTAATTAATGGAATCTCATTTTTCCCCAGGATCAGGACATTTCAGGTCATAGATGAATGTTCTCAAAGACAGCTACTGTTAAATGCTTCATGTTGTACACATAATCCTAAAAAATGAATGTTCTATTTTCTTGTTGAAGGAAGCCATTCTGTTCATCTTGATTGGGCAACTGCGATTCTTTTGCACCatctagaaataaaagaaaaccagaagacaAAATTGACTAACACACTTTAAATAACTACAGTAAAGGTGAACTGAAAACATGCACTAAATGTTCCAtcgtttgtttttcctttgagatAAAAACAATTTAGTGTACTATTGTAGTGTACTAGTGtactccccccccaaaaaaaaaaaccacaaaccccaaaccaacaaccaacatTTACTCAATACATTTATTATGGGCAAATCCATGTCTACACATGCAGCTCTGGTTCAGCTTTGACAAAATCTAGAGTCCAAACATCATTTTCGTATTTGCTTGAATGTACCTATGCCTCATCATACATCCTAATTCAACCAATGCATagtcatacacacacacatatatacaaacatatattaCATAGGTGTCTATATCTACAGAGATATATGAGAACAAGCAGGCATTTAATCATGTTAGCACAGAAATGTGTACTTAAAACCAAATGTTAAGTTACACTCCTGCACGTGAGCCCTTCATTACTGACagcagtgtttaaaaatacaacattttacaAGAAACCTCTGTAGGGGTGTCCCGTGTTATCACACTAATCTCTCTTCCTCTGACCATAGTCCCATGGTTATATTCATGTCATGACACCCCCAGACAACACCACACTACAGAAATAAACTACTTTTAGAGTTTCCCAATTAAAACCTGAATTGCTTAATTTAGGATAACTGGGCTATGCAAATGCCATATATACTCTCTCATGCAAAAAGGTCTCCCAAAAGCATAACACCACCACTCAGAGATACAAACAGTTCATATGCTGGCACCCAGTGCAGCTCAAGTTCCTCACGTACCCAAGGGTTATACAAGAAAGCCCATTTACACCAAGATAGCTCATTTCCCCCATGGGTAAAGATTTCCCCCACCAACAATTCCAGTACAAAGAATAGGCTTATGAAATACAGCTGCATACCAATCACAGAGCAACTACAGCCTCACAATCCAGAaccccccaccagctccacaTGAACCTGAAGAAACCGTCTGCATTTGGCAgccgcttttctttttttctttttactacagTTCTATGAGAATTCTAAATTTTGCCAAACCTTCTCACTTATTCTCTTGTGTCATTAATGTAGTTATTGGTACCTTTATTCAAgataacaaacatttttttaccACACAGCTGGTGCTACACTACGCACTCAAATTTATGCAAACTGGGTTTTATGGGACTCTTTCTCCCCAgctgaagaaaaaacacaaatttGAACTGGTTATGAAAATTGTGtgagaagtttttaaaatgtgttactCACACACAAGAAGGATTTCAGCAGACAAAGCTGAAATTAGCCATAGCTACAAAACACATTGAAAAAGTCTAGGTTGTACTCACACAGATATTTCCCCCTCTATTAAGATCAACATCATATTAGCTTTGTAACCTAGATTAGGTAATATTTCTCTGAGGTCTGTTTACAAGAGAGATCagaaacacttatttttctgTAGATTTCAGACTTCTGGAAAGCCTAAAGTAACGataactttatttcttttccagtgcaGGTGAAAGGGCAGGGAAAAGGAGGGGCAATCAGTTATTGCAGCTATTTTAAGAAAAGAGAGATGGATGGGCAGAACTTGCAAAGAAGGCGGCAGTAACTCTGGGATTTTTTCTGTGGAAGTTTTATTATTTGcgctctgcctttccctctccttctcagaaaaaaaatgttttcagacacCAAAAGATATGAGGGTTGAACATGAAGAACTTCAGTTCTAGCAAAGGGAGAGACTTAAAGAAAAACCTTAAATTTCTTCTAGAAATTTAACACACTACATGGTACTTTCCACAGGTTTGTGGAATCACAAATCTAAGAACAACTCTGACAGCAGAGACTAAATTTACATCCCTCTATAAAATTGAATGAAACACAAGTCAGTGATCATATACATATTGATGATATAGAAGCATGTGCATCTGGGACAAGAGAGCATAAGACAGTCAACATTTCTAACAGAAATCAAtctaagaggattttttttaaccctaTTTCAATCCAACCTGTGAATTTGAAGCTTGTACTGcaaacaggaaaagcaagaaTATATAATAAGCTGTGGTGACTTAAGATCACAGAATAGAAAGGCTCACAAGCAAATGACTCCATACAGAGCTTACAGAACATAAATTATGCATCTAAGTGCCAAGTTACAGTAAGCACATTACACATTCCTCGCTAGGTTTGCACAAAATACACACATGTACCCACTGGCATCGTGTTCTGATGAAGCTGTGCACAACTTCTTTGCGTCAAAACAGGTAATCACATCTCTAGCTTGCAATTGCTGTAAATTCTTAACTATACAAAAAGTACTGTAGGCTTTGAAGAGAAAAACCCATGGAGCCGCTTTGCTTGTCCCTGTCCCGATAAACAGTTACTGCTTAGCTGTGCTAAGCATAAGGCAGCTGTGATGGGAAGATTTGGAAACCTGATAAATGAGAGCAGTTGCAAACTTCGTAACAATACTTAACTAGATTGATTAAGAACTTAACCATTGGCAAAGTGTATTGTTAATGAATGTCATTCTCAGCCCTTATCACTATATTCAGACCAGTAGGCCCTAATCATCTTATCCTAAATTCATCTTATCCTAAATTAGCTTTGAGTATACAGTATCACTGAGATGATGCCATGCAGTTAAATACTGATGGCTATGGTCCTTGAAGTTCTTTCTTGCTGAAGTTGAGGTGAGAGAGCTATTTGGACTCTGAAGCAGGAACGGCAGTGTTAGACTTCTTCCTTATTTCTCCTTGCTGTTGCTGAGTGTTTTTAATGCTCATAATCTCCTCCACCAAAAAAGGGTGTGGGAAGACAATCTCATCTGCTCCTGAcattatttatcttcttttctttaggACCAGAAGCTGTTCTGGTTCCACCAGAAATCTTTCCCGATTGTTCTGTATCCTTTGTTTTTACTTGCAGATTGACATGTTTTTCTGTCCCCTATTTGTGAAATTAAACATAGGTCTGCCTTTGTAGCTATGCGTTATTTCTATACGTATATTTAGCTTTGATATAAAATGCTTTCATGCTGTTAGGAGGGTTATGCTATTAGCAGTGTTATGAAGTGCTTAAATACTGTGGCCAGTTACACTATTTCAGTGTACTTATGACTGGGTTTAAGGCAATAAAACATTAACTGTATCTTTTCCGCTTTAAGGCTGTTATAGGTCTCTGGCTACATAGCACATATTATTTTTTGGGCATTGTTGCTGCCTTCTAGGAATGCACGATATCTGAGATTCTTAGAGGAGACTCATTAGGGCTGCCAGATCACTTCCTGGGAAATCCCCGAAGTCAGATGCCCCTTAGAAGAGTCTGcatggttgggtttgggttttttccattttctttcaaacATCTAAGCATCACCTCGACTGCTTTGAGTGTTACTACATCATAGTGTAAAATTAATACACGTTCTCTCTCCTCAAACACCCAGGAGGGTTCAACCCAAATTTTCTTTAGAATATGGTTCCCAATATGATCAGGGTTAGAAAGATGAATATAGCTTTCATCCCCCCCTCCCATGCCAACCATATGCAAGAGTCAATctgttttaaaaccaaacaaaacactccatcctattttaaaattttatagtgACCTAGAACAAAGTGTGAATTTGCTTATGATCACCTTTACATAGTTTATTTGCCCTTTGACATGAGATACTCAAAGTTAAGGACTACTGCTAAACAAACAGGATattcaaggagaaagaaaatgttttcaaaggtaCAAAAGGCTACAGGTAGTGAGCGcaaaattaaaatgatttatAAATTTGAAATCTCCTCAATTAGATATAgacaagcagcaaaacaaagagaaTTAAGAGTCAATTTGCAACAaaaatcttcaaagaaaataaatggaactaGAGAACAATTATCTACTCAAATGTACCACTCTAGACTATTAGGTCCTGAGCGGCTGTAGACAGTCAGTGGTTTGCTGTGGTAAGAAGCCTGCAGAAACATTTTATAGGATTTTCCATTCAAAATGGGATTACTGAAAGCGTATGGCGGTTGACAAGAAATGTCAGGAGAACGTCACTGATGCAAAGAGTGACACAGCAGACTGCCATGACCAGAAGAAATCACTGCTGAAGGAAGGgggtaaaaaaagagaaacactggTGTTTTGGGATTGCAGAGACATACATTAGCAGACAGAGAAGTACGAAAAGTATGAAAGAACACTGAACCACGAGGACATTATTTGTTTGTAAACCAGATAGAGGCCTAAAAGCTTTAAACAATT
Encoded here:
- the ZBED4 gene encoding zinc finger BED domain-containing protein 4, producing the protein MDGNFVLGKINNLKVEQEEDSINCTLERMDIKTEQDDFKHADSSDEQEDKEKNFITNNPGKYLSTENEDDYGSLFSQYSSTLYDVAMEAVTQSLLSSRNISSRKKSPAWNHFFISPRDSTKAICMYCMKEFSRGKNEKDLSTSCLMRHVRRAHPTVLIQENGSMPGISSFSSPTLLLPPQSADVGDLSSMLSPIKLVKKMASKIPSPDRIIEESVAIVSSEEISDLSVSEKCSKEEVMVGSSPQLPNNQYDDTVENVAEKTVVIPKSTSGSRRRSAVWKHFYLSPLDNSKAVCIHCMNEFSRGKNGKDLGTSCLIRHMWRAHRSIVLQENGGGTSIPPLYTAPPTLLPSLLPSDSDLNSMSSSPGKLMKESTSVSSSPDRISEEIHTNLSSGDALVEDSMLSSSDDIGEVSFVSSPEKQCEGLGPLIFEPTAVFQQNKRIMKRLKSEVWHHFSLSPADSLKAVCRYCSCMISRGKKGDVGTSCLMRHLYRRHPDVIGNQKSFLDVSLANSPYATLASAECSSSKLTDLPTMVTHDNQIIFPVNSKKTSKLWNHFSICSADSTKVICMHCGRTISRGKKPTNLGTSCLLRHLQRFHNNVLKTDVSETVLSSSTDNHVPLSTELLGSSNFDETNDKFCDSHPVAKKITSLVAEMIALDLQPYSFVDNIGFNRLLEYLQPQYSLPSPSYFSRTAIPDMYDNVKQIIISHLKEAESGVIHFTSGIWMSNQTREYLTLTAHWVTFESSFRPQCEDYHCSALLNVSQIDCDYNGISIQKQLEYWWETWITSIGLQIGITVTDNQSIEKTLNEGDHSSVQCFSHTVNVIVNEAIKSQRMVQNLLSIARKICERVHRSAKAKEKLAELQKEYELPQHQLIQDVPSKWNTSFHMLERLIEQKRAIDEMSIECSFRELISCDQWEVMQSVCHALKPFEAASREMSTHMSTLSQVIPMIHILNRKIEMLFEETMGIDTMLKSLKEAMVSRLSSTLHDPRYIFATLLDPRYKTSLFTEEEAEQYKQDLIRELEIMSSTSDDDKPVSNGCDIGSPSTNSYGEDNLWSLMGDMKKTKDLKERAKLPEEMVLSYLEEEVLEHNCDPLTYWNFKKSSWPVLSKLAVRFLGCPPSIVPSERLFNTSNESNNFSQSRLMIEHFEKLIFLKVNLPLIYFQY